In Pseudomonadota bacterium, a single genomic region encodes these proteins:
- a CDS encoding Crp/Fnr family transcriptional regulator yields MTGTAKDHRHILESHGLFGGLSSAELDRVLSFARIETHRARETIFLKGSPGRGLLAVLKGRVQIRAPGVDGREVTLNIIDQGEVFGEIALLDGRERSADAVAMTNCELLVIDRREFVPFLKQNAEIALRLMAVLCDRLRRTTEQVEDLLFLNLASRLAKKLLSLAAGGDRHKKGVTLKHKLSQRELANLVGFSRESVNKQLAAWQKSQLISIADGNITLLDETQLQGIADSPD; encoded by the coding sequence ATGACTGGTACTGCCAAGGACCATCGTCATATTCTCGAATCTCACGGGCTCTTTGGTGGCCTTTCGAGCGCTGAGCTCGACAGGGTTCTGAGTTTTGCTCGCATCGAAACCCATCGGGCCCGCGAGACGATCTTTCTTAAGGGATCACCCGGGCGCGGTCTCTTGGCGGTGCTCAAGGGGCGAGTTCAAATTCGGGCGCCCGGCGTCGATGGGCGTGAGGTGACTCTCAACATTATCGATCAGGGCGAGGTCTTCGGCGAGATTGCGCTCTTGGACGGCAGAGAGCGGTCCGCTGACGCAGTAGCTATGACGAACTGCGAGCTCCTCGTCATCGATCGGCGCGAGTTCGTCCCATTTCTGAAGCAGAATGCCGAGATTGCATTGCGTTTGATGGCAGTGCTCTGCGACCGCCTTCGGCGTACGACCGAGCAGGTGGAGGATCTGCTTTTCCTGAACCTCGCATCGCGGCTGGCGAAAAAGCTGTTGAGCCTCGCTGCGGGTGGTGACCGACACAAGAAGGGCGTCACGCTCAAGCATAAGCTCTCCCAGCGAGAACTCGCGAATCTCGTTGGCTTCTCCCGGGAGAGTGTCAACAAGCAGCTCGCCGCCTGGCAAAAGAGCCAGCTTATTTCTATTGCCGACGGAAACATCACGCTCCTGGACGAGACTCAACTACAAGGCATCGCGGATAGCCCCGACTAG
- a CDS encoding AAA family ATPase, with protein MLFADIAGSLAMIQDSDPEDARAIFDRTIEAVTAVVHSHGGTINRVLGDGVMALFGAPASLEQHAVKATTAALQILRALDELNHRLEPIYGARIRMHIGLDSGEVVVHSVSTDIHTEYDAVGRTVHVAARILALAPAGTIRISAETARQVAGFIRMRSLGSIHVKGLVDPIEIFEPLAADVVATPFELSISRGLSPFVGRDREAGALLAAADRVAVGAGELWAIVGEPGTGKSRLVHEIVTDLRRRNWRIVEAYCTMHGATTNLAPVAALLRSFYGIRDGHSAEAIRPAIGIERSSAPQDAHTTAAILSILGLAEGDLDWHGLDPPLRRDSVRNVLPTLLAPAALTRPMAVVVQDLQWASDDTVVLLDRLVQALPNTPILILTNFRPECRNPWRGQLRAHEISIETLPFHDARALIEALLGTDPSLAGVQRLVLTRSAGNPLFIEESVRSIADSGALVTADGRTILSAPLERVKISHTIQSMLSSRIDQLPPADKRLLQCASVIGANFSTTLLEIVLGKSNWPSLLDPLVFGGFIVQSQAGSGDEYFFKHPLIEEVAYAGLLRSERRTLHRQILAAMEQLYEARTAEVAERLAEHARRGEVWDKCAVYLRQAAGIAYARSSNREAAQLLEDALQVCSLAPPGIDRNRLRIDLCFDLRNALLLVGEVSKILKTLADAEAITAEFGDIDRSAKLASYLTHAFWTSGDCRRALTHGRRALRLARGRSRPIAIPAQYHHALVLMDLGFYAEANRRLGRLLDLVDTERQERFGLNAPLFILAGSYLVRSLAEVGQFDSALAHAEEIRRVADETGQTFAEAMTRLSLGYCVLLRGEPRRAVHVLTDAHARFSKLRNVTMSTVTAGFLGFAQLLARNIPAAAEWLDRGVTQASAIGVLSQQPLRLAFLAECRSKLNDGPAALAISEQAVRLAEQQRERGSLAWTLCFRGRLFREVMGDADKACSAMLRAENLARRSSMRPLAAICAVELAYCMLDLGDGAEARRYAETACVELDQLQMPLWQQRAAEVRNRAIA; from the coding sequence GTGCTGTTCGCCGACATCGCCGGCTCGCTCGCCATGATTCAGGACAGCGACCCCGAGGATGCTCGCGCAATCTTCGACCGCACCATCGAAGCGGTCACCGCGGTCGTTCATAGCCATGGCGGGACGATCAATCGCGTCCTCGGTGACGGCGTGATGGCGCTGTTCGGCGCGCCGGCCTCGCTGGAGCAGCACGCGGTAAAGGCGACGACCGCGGCACTCCAGATCCTGCGGGCCTTGGACGAGCTGAACCATCGGTTGGAACCCATCTATGGCGCGCGCATTCGAATGCATATCGGCCTGGATTCCGGCGAGGTCGTCGTTCACTCCGTATCCACGGACATTCACACTGAGTACGACGCGGTTGGTCGCACCGTGCATGTCGCCGCTCGAATACTGGCGCTCGCGCCCGCGGGTACCATCCGCATCTCCGCCGAGACGGCACGGCAAGTCGCGGGCTTCATCAGGATGCGTTCGCTCGGATCGATCCATGTGAAGGGTCTGGTGGATCCAATCGAGATATTCGAACCGCTCGCTGCGGATGTGGTTGCAACGCCGTTCGAACTGTCAATCAGTCGCGGCTTGAGCCCATTCGTGGGCAGAGACCGGGAAGCGGGCGCGTTGCTGGCCGCCGCAGACAGAGTGGCCGTCGGCGCGGGCGAGCTGTGGGCAATAGTCGGAGAGCCTGGCACCGGCAAGTCGCGTCTTGTCCATGAGATCGTCACCGACCTCCGCAGGCGCAACTGGCGGATCGTCGAGGCGTACTGCACGATGCACGGGGCGACGACCAACCTTGCGCCGGTGGCTGCGCTCTTGAGATCGTTCTACGGGATTCGCGACGGGCATTCCGCTGAAGCGATCCGTCCAGCGATCGGCATCGAACGCTCCTCGGCTCCGCAGGATGCGCATACGACTGCAGCCATACTGTCCATTCTCGGGCTTGCGGAGGGGGATCTTGATTGGCACGGCCTCGACCCGCCGCTCCGGCGCGATTCCGTGCGCAACGTGCTGCCCACGTTGCTCGCTCCCGCAGCGCTGACGCGTCCAATGGCCGTCGTCGTGCAAGATCTCCAATGGGCGTCTGACGATACCGTCGTGCTGCTCGACCGGCTTGTTCAAGCTCTCCCCAACACGCCGATTCTGATTCTCACGAATTTCCGTCCGGAATGCCGCAATCCCTGGCGAGGCCAATTGCGGGCGCACGAGATTTCGATTGAGACCTTGCCCTTCCATGACGCGCGGGCACTCATCGAGGCATTGCTCGGAACCGACCCAAGCCTCGCCGGGGTCCAGCGACTTGTTCTCACGCGAAGCGCCGGAAACCCGCTCTTTATTGAAGAAAGCGTGCGATCGATCGCTGACAGCGGCGCCCTGGTAACAGCCGATGGACGCACCATTCTTTCCGCGCCGCTCGAGCGGGTGAAAATCTCGCACACCATACAGTCGATGCTCTCCTCGCGCATCGATCAGCTCCCTCCAGCCGACAAGCGGCTCTTGCAGTGCGCTTCGGTGATCGGCGCGAACTTCAGCACGACGCTCCTAGAGATCGTATTGGGCAAGTCCAATTGGCCTTCTCTGCTCGACCCGCTCGTCTTCGGAGGGTTCATCGTCCAGTCCCAAGCCGGCTCCGGGGATGAATATTTTTTCAAGCATCCCCTCATTGAAGAGGTGGCCTATGCGGGGCTGTTGCGCAGCGAGCGTCGGACGCTCCACCGCCAGATCCTCGCGGCAATGGAGCAGCTCTACGAAGCGCGCACAGCGGAAGTTGCTGAACGCCTGGCCGAGCACGCCCGCCGGGGCGAAGTGTGGGACAAGTGCGCCGTCTACCTGCGCCAGGCGGCCGGCATCGCCTATGCGCGCTCCTCCAACCGGGAGGCGGCACAGCTCCTGGAGGATGCCTTGCAGGTGTGCTCGCTCGCTCCGCCGGGGATCGATCGTAACAGGCTGCGGATCGACCTATGCTTCGACCTCCGTAACGCGCTCCTCCTTGTGGGCGAGGTAAGCAAGATCCTGAAGACGTTGGCGGATGCTGAGGCGATCACGGCGGAATTCGGAGACATCGACAGGAGCGCCAAGTTGGCCTCCTATCTGACCCACGCATTCTGGACGAGCGGAGATTGTCGGCGCGCTCTGACGCACGGGCGCCGCGCGCTGCGACTAGCCCGGGGTCGAAGCCGACCAATAGCGATACCTGCGCAATATCACCACGCGCTCGTCCTTATGGATCTCGGGTTCTATGCGGAAGCCAACCGGCGACTCGGGCGATTGCTTGATCTCGTCGACACCGAGCGGCAGGAGCGGTTCGGACTCAACGCGCCGCTGTTCATCCTTGCAGGAAGCTATCTGGTGCGATCGCTGGCGGAGGTCGGCCAGTTCGATTCAGCCTTGGCGCACGCCGAGGAGATCAGAAGAGTCGCCGACGAGACGGGGCAAACATTCGCAGAGGCGATGACAAGGCTGTCGCTCGGATATTGCGTTCTCTTGCGCGGCGAGCCGCGTCGGGCGGTCCATGTGTTGACCGACGCCCATGCACGCTTTTCGAAGCTGCGAAACGTCACGATGTCGACCGTCACGGCCGGATTCCTCGGCTTTGCGCAACTCTTGGCACGCAACATACCCGCCGCGGCGGAATGGCTCGACCGGGGCGTAACCCAGGCAAGCGCCATCGGCGTGTTGTCGCAACAGCCGCTGCGCCTCGCGTTTCTCGCCGAGTGTCGGTCCAAGCTCAATGACGGGCCGGCGGCACTGGCGATTTCCGAGCAAGCGGTACGTCTTGCCGAGCAGCAGCGGGAGCGCGGCTCGTTGGCTTGGACGCTTTGTTTTCGCGGCCGCCTCTTTCGAGAGGTGATGGGGGATGCCGACAAGGCATGCAGCGCAATGCTTAGGGCCGAAAATCTGGCACGCAGATCATCGATGCGTCCCCTGGCGGCTATTTGCGCGGTCGAGCTTGCCTACTGCATGCTCGATCTCGGCGACGGAGCCGAGGCTCGGCGTTATGCCGAGACGGCATGCGTGGAGCTCGACCAGCTGCAAATGCCGCTATGGCAGCAACGAGCCGCAGAAGTCCGTAATCGCGCGATAGCTTGA
- a CDS encoding ABC transporter permease, with protein MTRGRRLFLAANVAIYAFILSAVVFVILLSFSPSGIFRMPPEGVSLVWYRKMLAYEPFWDAMTLSLIVAVGATATAMLLGLPAALALVRYRFPGRDLLAAMLMAPIVVPAIILGVGLLMLYTQFFIENFDLAINGTVIGLLIGHAIVCLPWIVRVLIAGLQGLERDVEEAAMNLGARPLSVFWHVTLPLLRPAMLAAGIFAFIASFGNLEISLMLSVPGTSTLPVVILIYLDNYNDPSVAALSTLMILGTAGVIVLADRWFGLAKLV; from the coding sequence ATGACGCGGGGGCGGCGGCTCTTCCTCGCGGCCAACGTCGCGATCTACGCCTTCATCCTGTCGGCGGTGGTGTTCGTCATCCTGCTGTCGTTCAGCCCATCGGGCATCTTCCGCATGCCGCCCGAAGGCGTCTCGCTGGTCTGGTATCGCAAGATGCTCGCCTATGAGCCGTTCTGGGACGCCATGACCCTGAGCTTGATCGTGGCTGTCGGTGCGACCGCGACGGCGATGCTCCTGGGCCTGCCCGCGGCACTGGCGCTGGTGCGCTACCGCTTTCCCGGACGCGATCTCCTGGCCGCCATGCTGATGGCGCCTATCGTCGTTCCGGCGATCATCCTCGGCGTCGGGCTGCTCATGCTCTACACGCAATTCTTCATCGAGAATTTCGACCTCGCCATCAACGGCACGGTGATCGGCCTCCTGATCGGCCATGCCATCGTCTGCCTGCCCTGGATCGTGCGCGTGCTCATCGCCGGCCTGCAGGGGCTGGAGCGCGACGTCGAGGAGGCGGCGATGAATCTGGGAGCACGGCCGCTCTCCGTGTTCTGGCACGTGACCCTGCCGCTCCTGCGCCCGGCGATGCTTGCCGCCGGCATCTTCGCCTTCATCGCATCCTTCGGGAATCTGGAGATCTCGCTGATGCTGAGCGTGCCCGGCACCAGCACCTTGCCGGTGGTGATCCTGATCTACCTCGACAACTACAACGACCCGTCGGTCGCGGCGCTCTCGACCTTGATGATCCTCGGCACCGCCGGGGTGATCGTGCTGGCCGATCGCTGGTTCGGGCTGGCGAAGCTGGTGTGA
- a CDS encoding ABC transporter permease — protein sequence MAHPAAKRRAAGIALALPSAVALGLFCVAPLLYLGRYSLFVYDPADPLARGVTLASYIRFLTDSYYLGVLAQTLAIAFSVTLAALVLGFPVAYGLARQKSRWRAVCLVLIISPLYVSAVVRAYGWLVILGDGGLINNLLIWLGVVQRPIRMMFTSWAVVVALTEVALPFMILTLASTLQKIDPMLEEAAANLGARPWRVFKEVILPLSMPGIIAGSMLVFILAAGSYATPALIGGRRVKMLVTEVYQQMTAIYNWPFGAAVSFILLILTLLCVAGFSRALSDRWRIEAGR from the coding sequence TTGGCGCACCCCGCCGCCAAGCGACGAGCGGCCGGCATCGCGCTCGCGCTGCCGTCCGCCGTCGCTCTCGGCCTCTTTTGCGTGGCGCCGCTGCTCTATCTCGGCCGCTACAGCCTCTTTGTCTACGATCCGGCCGATCCGCTCGCCCGCGGGGTCACGCTCGCCAGCTACATACGGTTCCTGACCGATTCCTACTATCTCGGCGTGCTGGCGCAGACGCTCGCCATCGCGTTCTCCGTCACCCTTGCGGCGTTGGTCCTGGGATTTCCCGTCGCCTACGGGCTGGCGCGGCAGAAGTCGCGCTGGCGGGCGGTCTGCCTGGTGCTGATCATCAGCCCGCTCTATGTGAGCGCGGTCGTGCGCGCCTATGGCTGGCTGGTGATCCTCGGCGACGGCGGCCTCATCAACAATCTCCTGATCTGGCTCGGCGTCGTCCAGCGCCCGATCCGCATGATGTTCACGTCCTGGGCGGTGGTCGTGGCGCTGACCGAGGTGGCGTTGCCCTTCATGATCCTGACCTTGGCCTCGACCTTGCAGAAGATCGACCCGATGCTGGAGGAGGCGGCGGCCAATCTCGGTGCCCGGCCCTGGCGCGTGTTCAAGGAGGTGATTTTGCCCTTGAGCATGCCGGGGATCATCGCCGGCTCGATGCTGGTCTTCATCCTCGCCGCCGGATCCTATGCGACGCCGGCGCTGATCGGCGGCAGGCGCGTGAAGATGCTGGTGACCGAGGTCTATCAGCAGATGACCGCGATCTACAACTGGCCCTTCGGGGCCGCGGTGTCGTTCATCCTCCTGATCCTGACCCTGCTCTGCGTGGCGGGCTTCAGCCGGGCGCTGAGCGATCGCTGGCGCATCGAGGCCGGGCGATGA
- a CDS encoding extracellular solute-binding protein — protein MSRSNQKRIARRTFLKASAALAGMLAAPRLAFAQLRQLSIMINAGQYQDTLTRLVIEPFQKKFNAKVLVTPGSSVEMLAKLRAEKASPSVDLVVIAEAVAVTGRAEGIFEKMDRAKIANMKDVDPKALNPDGFGFASLYATAGILYNTEKVKPAPKTWKDMWNPAYKGGIMGLHDTAGTTGVQFLVQAARMNGGSESNIEPGFKALAELKKMGAFVHSGKPAEITNLFLTDAMLLSPGIENSFAKTFAEKDKRYSFVLPEDGFFPIPYTVEIVTKRKGGDLVYDFMNMQVDAEAQKGFMESILMTPVNNKVAIPKELAGLVPTPDKALVFNWAIIAQNRAAWQERFNKEIAA, from the coding sequence ATGTCTCGCTCGAACCAAAAGAGGATCGCCAGGCGCACCTTCCTCAAGGCCTCCGCCGCGCTCGCCGGCATGCTCGCCGCCCCGCGGCTGGCCTTCGCGCAACTGCGGCAACTGTCGATCATGATCAATGCCGGCCAGTACCAGGATACGCTGACGCGTCTCGTCATCGAGCCGTTTCAGAAGAAGTTCAACGCCAAGGTGCTGGTGACGCCGGGAAGCAGCGTGGAGATGCTGGCGAAGCTCCGCGCCGAGAAGGCCAGCCCCAGCGTCGATCTGGTGGTGATCGCCGAGGCCGTCGCCGTCACCGGGCGGGCCGAAGGCATCTTCGAGAAGATGGACCGCGCGAAGATCGCCAACATGAAGGATGTCGATCCAAAGGCGCTCAATCCCGACGGCTTCGGCTTCGCCTCGCTCTACGCCACTGCCGGCATTCTCTACAACACCGAGAAGGTGAAGCCCGCGCCGAAGACTTGGAAGGACATGTGGAACCCCGCCTACAAGGGCGGCATCATGGGGTTGCACGACACCGCCGGCACCACCGGCGTGCAGTTCCTGGTGCAGGCGGCACGTATGAATGGCGGCTCGGAGAGCAATATCGAGCCGGGATTCAAGGCGCTGGCGGAGCTGAAGAAGATGGGTGCCTTCGTCCATTCAGGAAAACCAGCGGAGATCACCAACCTGTTCCTGACCGACGCCATGCTGCTCAGCCCCGGCATCGAGAACAGCTTCGCCAAGACCTTCGCCGAGAAGGACAAGCGCTACAGCTTCGTGCTCCCCGAGGACGGCTTCTTTCCGATCCCCTACACGGTCGAGATCGTCACCAAACGCAAGGGCGGCGACCTCGTCTATGACTTCATGAACATGCAGGTCGACGCCGAGGCGCAGAAGGGTTTCATGGAGTCGATCCTGATGACGCCGGTCAACAACAAGGTCGCGATCCCGAAAGAGCTCGCGGGCCTGGTGCCCACGCCCGACAAGGCGCTGGTGTTCAACTGGGCGATCATCGCCCAGAACCGCGCCGCCTGGCAGGAGCGGTTCAACAAGGAGATCGCCGCCTAG
- a CDS encoding ABC transporter ATP-binding protein → MVPALELQEVVRRFGSVTAVDRVSLRVAPGELMALLGPSGCGKTTTLRMVAGFEEPDAGHVLIQGAEVTEDPPYKRDTGMVFQQYALFPHMTVWQNVAFGLRMRGVPKDDWQARVGEALALVSLAGLEVRYPRQLSGGQQQRVALARVLVIRPQLLLLDEPLSSLDAKLRQEMRLELKAIQRRVGITALFVTHDQEEALSMADRLAVMNHGRIEQVGTPVEIYERPRTLFVAGFIGQSNFFAGRIVDPGTGDGAAVLENAEGRRLHAGNPLGLAGGSQAVLSVKDQRTRLSPSPAPGHAFAATVESVAYLGTAIQYVCRSNGQAVMALVSNDGQSAVLSPETNVWIDWQPRDAVLLPET, encoded by the coding sequence ATGGTCCCGGCGCTCGAGCTGCAGGAAGTGGTGCGGCGGTTCGGCTCGGTCACCGCGGTCGATCGGGTCAGCTTGCGCGTGGCGCCGGGCGAGTTGATGGCGCTTTTGGGACCAAGCGGCTGCGGCAAGACGACGACCCTGCGCATGGTCGCGGGCTTCGAAGAGCCGGACGCAGGCCACGTGCTGATCCAAGGTGCGGAGGTCACCGAGGATCCGCCCTACAAGCGCGACACCGGCATGGTCTTCCAGCAATACGCGCTGTTCCCGCATATGACGGTTTGGCAGAACGTGGCCTTCGGCCTGCGCATGCGGGGCGTGCCGAAGGACGACTGGCAAGCTCGGGTCGGCGAGGCCTTGGCTCTGGTATCGCTGGCCGGCCTCGAGGTGCGCTATCCGAGGCAGCTCTCCGGCGGCCAGCAGCAGCGCGTGGCGCTGGCGCGCGTGCTGGTCATCCGCCCGCAGCTGCTGCTGCTCGACGAACCCTTGAGCTCGCTCGACGCCAAGCTGCGCCAGGAGATGCGCCTCGAGCTGAAGGCGATTCAGCGCCGCGTCGGCATCACCGCTCTCTTCGTCACCCATGACCAGGAGGAGGCGCTGTCGATGGCCGACCGGCTGGCGGTGATGAACCACGGCCGCATCGAGCAGGTGGGAACGCCGGTGGAGATCTATGAGCGGCCGCGGACCCTGTTCGTCGCCGGATTCATCGGGCAGAGCAATTTCTTCGCCGGACGGATCGTCGATCCAGGAACCGGCGACGGTGCGGCCGTGCTGGAGAACGCCGAGGGAAGGCGTCTCCATGCCGGCAATCCCCTGGGCCTTGCCGGCGGCAGCCAGGCCGTGCTCTCGGTCAAGGATCAACGCACCCGTCTCAGCCCATCGCCGGCGCCGGGCCATGCCTTCGCCGCCACCGTCGAGTCCGTCGCCTATCTCGGCACCGCTATCCAGTATGTGTGCCGCAGCAACGGGCAGGCGGTGATGGCGCTCGTGAGCAACGACGGACAGAGCGCGGTTCTCAGTCCCGAAACCAATGTATGGATCGATTGGCAGCCGCGCGACGCCGTCTTGCTGCCGGAAACTTGA
- a CDS encoding fatty acid desaturase: MDGHLKARVADYQQSDPRASLQQLATSIGLFVLACALMYRALDISYALTLALSVPAAGFLVRIFIIQHDCGHGAFFKTRRLNDLVGAICSVMTLTPYRNWRRQHAGHHRSWNNLDLRLAGSDIYSTCLTVGEYRALTWRHRWLYRLTRHRAISNLVLPPLVFLLLYRVPFDTPKTWKRDRRSVYWTDLAIGAVGIALGLELGFRQVLLVQVPVMALASIIGVWLFSVQHRFEHALWARQPEWSTTSASLRGSSYLRLPKLLQWFSGNIGFHHVHHLNPRVPNYRLQECHDGIPELRATPILTLRSALLSPALALWDEDRQKLVSFADLRGHAF, from the coding sequence ATGGATGGCCATTTGAAGGCGCGGGTTGCCGACTATCAGCAAAGCGACCCGCGGGCCAGCCTGCAGCAGCTTGCGACTTCGATCGGACTGTTCGTCCTCGCCTGCGCCCTCATGTATCGCGCGCTGGACATCTCCTACGCCCTCACCCTCGCCTTGTCGGTGCCCGCCGCCGGATTCCTGGTCCGCATCTTCATCATCCAGCATGATTGCGGCCACGGCGCATTCTTCAAGACCAGGCGCCTCAACGACCTCGTGGGCGCGATCTGCAGCGTCATGACGTTGACGCCCTACAGGAATTGGCGCCGTCAGCACGCCGGCCATCACCGGAGCTGGAACAATCTCGATCTACGGCTGGCGGGGAGCGATATCTACTCGACCTGCCTCACCGTGGGGGAATATCGGGCGCTGACCTGGCGGCATCGCTGGCTCTATCGCCTGACACGGCATCGCGCGATATCAAATCTGGTCCTGCCGCCGCTCGTCTTCCTGCTGCTCTATCGCGTCCCGTTCGACACGCCGAAGACTTGGAAACGCGATCGCCGCTCGGTCTACTGGACGGATCTTGCGATCGGCGCCGTCGGCATCGCGCTCGGCCTCGAGCTTGGATTCCGGCAGGTGCTGCTCGTGCAAGTGCCGGTGATGGCGCTGGCTTCGATCATCGGGGTGTGGCTGTTTTCCGTGCAGCACCGCTTCGAGCATGCGCTGTGGGCGCGCCAACCCGAGTGGAGCACCACCAGCGCGTCGCTCAGGGGCTCCTCATACCTTCGCCTGCCGAAGCTGCTCCAGTGGTTCAGCGGCAATATCGGCTTTCATCACGTGCACCACTTGAACCCGCGCGTGCCGAACTACCGCTTGCAGGAATGCCATGACGGCATCCCGGAGTTGCGCGCGACCCCGATCCTGACGCTGCGCTCGGCATTGCTGAGCCCCGCGCTGGCGCTGTGGGACGAAGATCGCCAGAAGCTCGTGAGCTTCGCCGACCTACGCGGGCATGCGTTCTAG
- a CDS encoding cold-shock protein produces the protein MPVGTVKWFNSTKGFGFIQPDGGGQDVFVHISAVERAGLGGLNEGQKISYEEQRDPKRGKSSAENLKAV, from the coding sequence ATGCCGGTCGGCACAGTTAAATGGTTCAATAGCACCAAGGGATTTGGGTTCATTCAGCCGGATGGCGGTGGACAGGATGTCTTCGTCCATATCTCGGCGGTGGAGCGCGCTGGCCTGGGCGGGCTCAATGAGGGCCAGAAAATCTCCTACGAGGAGCAGCGCGACCCCAAGCGCGGCAAATCCTCCGCAGAGAATTTGAAGGCGGTCTGA
- the lepA gene encoding elongation factor 4: MTDLAHIRNFAIIAHIDHGKSTLADRLIERCGAVTSREMREQILDSMDIERERGITIKAQTVRLAYKARNGEDYEINLMDTPGHVDFGYEVSRSLAACEGSILVVDATQGVEAQTLANVYKAIDANHEIVPVLNKIDLPASEPERIKQQIEDVIGLDASNALLISAKTGVGIDDVLEAIVHRLPAPTGDASGPLKALLVDSWYDSYLGVVALVRVKDGTLKTGMKVRMMATGAAHQLDRVGIFCPKLQPTDMLGPGEIGFITAAIKTVADCRVGDTLTEDRRPAEAPLPGFKPSVPVVFCGLFPVDAADYENLRDSLAKLRLNDASFAFEPETSVALGFGYRCGFLGLLHLEIIQERLHREFNLDLISTAPSVVYRVNLNDGITLELHNPTDMPDPVRIRSIEEPWIKATIFVPDEYLGSILTLCTDRRGQQIDLTYVGNRAMVVYRLPLNEVVFDFYDRLKSVSRGYASFDYQIDGYQEGDLVKLSILVNAEPVDALAMIVHKNQADARGRALCERLKDLIPRQLFKIAIQASIGSRIIARETVSALRKDVLAKCYGGDVSRKRKLLDKQKEGKKRMRQFGKVEIPQSAFLAALKMGDG; this comes from the coding sequence ATGACCGACCTCGCGCATATCCGCAACTTCGCCATCATTGCCCATATCGATCACGGCAAGTCGACGCTCGCCGACCGGCTGATCGAGCGCTGCGGGGCGGTGACCTCGCGGGAGATGCGCGAGCAGATCCTCGATTCCATGGACATCGAGCGCGAGCGCGGCATCACCATCAAGGCGCAGACCGTCAGGCTCGCCTACAAGGCCCGGAACGGCGAGGACTATGAGATCAACCTCATGGACACGCCGGGCCATGTGGATTTCGGCTACGAGGTCAGCCGCAGCCTGGCCGCCTGCGAGGGCTCGATCCTGGTGGTGGATGCAACCCAAGGGGTGGAGGCGCAGACCCTCGCCAATGTCTACAAGGCGATCGATGCCAATCACGAGATCGTGCCGGTCCTGAACAAGATCGACCTGCCCGCCTCCGAGCCCGAGCGGATCAAGCAGCAGATCGAGGACGTGATCGGGCTCGATGCCTCGAACGCACTGTTGATCTCGGCCAAGACCGGCGTCGGCATCGACGACGTCTTGGAGGCGATCGTGCATCGGCTGCCGGCGCCGACCGGCGATGCCTCGGGGCCGTTGAAGGCGCTCCTGGTCGATAGCTGGTACGACAGCTATCTCGGCGTCGTGGCCCTGGTCAGGGTCAAGGACGGCACGCTTAAGACCGGCATGAAGGTCCGCATGATGGCGACCGGTGCGGCCCATCAGCTGGACCGTGTCGGCATCTTCTGCCCGAAGCTGCAGCCGACCGACATGCTGGGGCCGGGCGAGATCGGCTTCATCACCGCGGCAATCAAGACCGTGGCCGATTGCCGCGTCGGCGACACCCTGACCGAGGATCGTCGCCCGGCCGAGGCACCGCTGCCCGGCTTCAAGCCGAGCGTGCCGGTGGTGTTCTGCGGCCTCTTCCCGGTGGATGCCGCGGACTATGAGAATCTCCGCGACAGTCTGGCCAAGCTCCGTCTCAACGATGCGAGCTTCGCCTTCGAGCCGGAGACCTCGGTTGCCTTGGGCTTCGGCTATCGCTGCGGCTTTCTCGGGCTGCTGCATCTGGAGATCATCCAGGAGCGGTTGCACCGCGAGTTCAACCTCGACCTCATCTCCACCGCGCCCAGCGTCGTCTATCGAGTCAATTTGAACGACGGCATCACGCTCGAGCTGCACAACCCCACCGACATGCCCGATCCCGTGCGCATCCGCTCGATCGAGGAGCCGTGGATCAAGGCCACCATCTTCGTGCCGGACGAGTATCTCGGCTCGATCCTGACCTTGTGCACCGACCGCCGCGGCCAGCAGATCGACCTCACCTATGTCGGCAACCGCGCCATGGTGGTCTATCGCCTCCCCTTGAACGAGGTGGTGTTCGACTTCTACGACCGGCTGAAGTCGGTCAGCCGCGGCTATGCCAGCTTCGACTATCAGATCGACGGCTACCAGGAGGGCGACCTCGTCAAGCTGTCGATCCTCGTCAATGCCGAGCCGGTGGATGCGCTCGCCATGATCGTGCACAAGAACCAGGCCGATGCCCGCGGCCGGGCGCTGTGCGAGCGCTTGAAGGACCTGATCCCGCGCCAGCTGTTCAAGATCGCGATCCAAGCCTCGATCGGCAGCCGCATCATCGCGCGCGAAACGGTGAGCGCCTTGCGCAAGGACGTGCTCGCCAAATGCTATGGCGGCGACGTCAGCCGCAAGCGGAAGCTCCTGGACAAGCAGAAGGAAGGCAAGAAGCGGATGCGCCAGTTCGGCAAGGTCGAGATCCCGCAATCCGCCTTCTTGGCCGCCCTCAAGATGGGCGACGGCTAG